One region of Brachyspira hampsonii genomic DNA includes:
- the rplT gene encoding 50S ribosomal protein L20 — protein sequence MRAVSGVVRKKKVKKILKMAKGYYGSHSKQMKQAKEAVIRGLKYAYRDRRQKKRMMRRLWTLRINAACRPLGISYSKFINGLKKANVIIDRKALSNLAIEDYKAFEAVVEVAKKALA from the coding sequence ATGAGAGCAGTTAGCGGTGTAGTAAGAAAGAAAAAAGTTAAAAAAATATTAAAGATGGCTAAAGGTTACTATGGTTCTCATAGTAAGCAGATGAAACAAGCTAAAGAAGCTGTAATAAGAGGCTTAAAATACGCTTATCGTGATAGAAGACAGAAAAAAAGAATGATGAGACGCTTATGGACTTTAAGAATCAATGCGGCTTGCAGACCTTTAGGTATATCTTACAGCAAGTTCATTAACGGACTTAAAAAAGCTAATGTTATAATTGACAGAAAAGCTTTATCTAATTTGGCTATTGAAGATTATAAAGCATTTGAAGCTGTAGTTGAGGTAGCTAAAAAAGCACTTGCTTAA
- a CDS encoding DMT family transporter: MKKFIPILPILSGIFWGGGGIFIRRLMELNINSFTVVSSRVILASIIFFISVFLYDRSLVKIKLKDLWIFISAGILGILGLNICYNEAVKQLSLSLSAILLSLSPIFVLIFANIFFKEKITAKKIICMILALLGCFFASGILETNETMHWTYFGIFIGFLGAFFYGLYSIFSKLAIRKNYNTLTVTLYALISIAVISLPFTDWKALSNVVIENGSGMLVFMLFHSLCTSVFPYAFFTIALGYMDAGKASILASGEPIAAMFFGIFFYHEIPTVLSVIGVLLTLTALTLLSLPEKNK; this comes from the coding sequence ATGAAAAAGTTTATACCAATTCTCCCTATATTATCCGGTATATTTTGGGGCGGCGGCGGAATATTTATCAGAAGACTTATGGAGTTAAATATAAATAGTTTTACTGTAGTTTCTTCAAGAGTTATTTTAGCAAGCATAATATTTTTTATAAGCGTGTTTTTATATGACAGATCTTTGGTAAAAATAAAATTAAAAGATTTATGGATATTTATTTCAGCCGGCATACTTGGAATATTGGGGCTTAATATTTGCTATAATGAGGCTGTAAAGCAATTATCATTATCTTTATCTGCTATTCTTTTGAGCTTATCACCTATATTTGTTTTAATATTCGCTAATATATTTTTTAAAGAGAAAATCACAGCAAAAAAAATTATTTGTATGATACTAGCATTGTTAGGCTGTTTTTTTGCAAGCGGAATACTTGAAACTAATGAAACTATGCATTGGACATATTTCGGTATATTTATAGGTTTTTTAGGTGCTTTTTTCTACGGACTTTATAGTATATTCTCTAAACTTGCTATAAGAAAAAATTATAATACATTGACAGTTACATTGTATGCCTTAATAAGCATAGCAGTAATATCACTTCCTTTTACTGATTGGAAAGCGCTTTCAAATGTTGTAATAGAAAATGGTTCAGGAATGTTGGTTTTTATGCTTTTTCATTCTCTTTGTACATCAGTATTTCCTTATGCATTTTTTACTATAGCTTTAGGTTATATGGATGCTGGAAAGGCTTCTATATTGGCATCAGGAGAGCCTATAGCGGCAATGTTTTTTGGCATATTCTTTTATCATGAAATTCCTACCGTACTTTCTGTTATAGGTGTATTATTAACATTGACTGCTTTGACTTTGCTTAGTTTACCTGAAAAAAATAAATAA
- the rpmI gene encoding 50S ribosomal protein L35, giving the protein MKQKLKTKSGAKKRFRFSKTGKVKFAHAFGSHKFLSKRPDTKRKYRKARIADDTNMLEMPRLMPYGR; this is encoded by the coding sequence ATGAAACAAAAATTAAAAACAAAAAGCGGTGCAAAAAAACGTTTTAGATTTTCTAAAACAGGTAAAGTTAAATTTGCTCATGCATTTGGTAGCCACAAATTCTTAAGCAAAAGACCTGACACTAAAAGAAAATATCGTAAAGCTAGAATAGCTGATGATACTAATATGTTAGAAATGCCAAGATTAATGCCTTACGGCAGATAA
- a CDS encoding class II fructose-bisphosphate aldolase, producing the protein MVKFSDLGLVNSRDLFKKAISGGYAIPAFNFNNMEQLQAIVQACVETKSPVIIQVSSGARKYANQTLLRYMAQGAVEYAKELGVNVPIVLHLDHGDSLELCKSCIEYGFSSVMIDGSHYDYNKNVELTRSVVEYAHKYDVTVEGELGVLAGVEDDVSAEHHTYTQPEEVEDFVKKTGVDSLAISIGTSHGAYKFKPGQNPEIRLDILKEIEKKIPGFPIVLHGSSSVPQEYVKMINEYGGKLDDAIGIPEEQLREASKSAVCKINIDSDSRLAMTAAIRKVFHDNPKEFDPRKYLGPARDEMKKLYMHKINNVLGSNGKI; encoded by the coding sequence ATGGTTAAATTCTCAGATTTAGGTCTTGTTAATAGCAGAGACCTTTTTAAAAAAGCTATAAGCGGCGGTTATGCAATACCTGCATTTAACTTTAATAATATGGAACAACTTCAGGCTATAGTTCAGGCTTGTGTAGAAACTAAAAGCCCTGTTATAATTCAGGTTTCTTCAGGTGCTAGAAAATATGCTAATCAAACTTTATTAAGATATATGGCTCAAGGTGCAGTTGAATACGCTAAAGAATTAGGAGTTAATGTTCCTATAGTTTTACACCTTGACCATGGTGATAGTTTAGAACTTTGCAAAAGCTGTATTGAATATGGTTTCTCTTCTGTTATGATAGACGGAAGCCATTATGATTACAATAAAAATGTAGAACTTACTAGAAGTGTTGTTGAGTATGCTCATAAATATGATGTTACTGTTGAAGGCGAATTGGGTGTACTTGCTGGTGTTGAAGATGATGTTTCTGCTGAACATCATACTTATACTCAGCCTGAAGAAGTAGAAGATTTTGTTAAAAAAACAGGAGTTGATTCTCTTGCCATTTCTATAGGTACTAGTCATGGTGCTTATAAATTTAAACCAGGTCAAAACCCAGAAATAAGATTAGATATTCTTAAAGAAATTGAGAAAAAAATTCCAGGATTCCCTATCGTTTTACATGGTTCTTCAAGCGTACCTCAAGAATATGTTAAAATGATTAATGAATACGGCGGTAAATTAGATGATGCTATAGGTATTCCAGAAGAACAATTAAGAGAAGCTTCAAAAAGTGCAGTTTGTAAAATCAATATTGACAGCGATTCAAGACTAGCTATGACTGCAGCTATTAGAAAAGTATTCCATGACAATCCTAAAGAATTTGATCCTAGAAAATATTTAGGACCTGCTCGTGATGAAATGAAAAAACTATACATGCATAAAATTAACAATGTATTAGGTTCTAACGGCAAAATATAA
- the thrS gene encoding threonine--tRNA ligase has translation MSKINYLGQSYDLSNGESLLDFLKQNAKKDSKDAVAAKFNGKEVDLTYTPETDGDLELILTTTDEGLEVLRHSTSHLMAQAVRRLYPNTQVTIGPAIKDGFYYDFDAEKPFTEEDLPKIEDEMKKIIKENIPVVRKVMNKNEAIEYFKKANEPYKVEIIEGIDADTVSFYEQGDFIDLCRGPHVPSTGYIKSYKLMSVAGSYWRGDSNNKMLSRIYGTAFESKEALDKYLKKLKEAKERDHRKLGKELNLFSFHEEGPGFPFWHPRGMIIYKAVESYIRNENDKRGYVEIKTPAILNEELWHRSGHWDNYKENMYFTEIDETKYAVKPMNCPGGLIVYNSNIHSYRDLPLRVAELGFVHRHELSGALHGLFRVRAFTQDDAHIFCTEEQLGDEIINTIEYYLSVYKDFGFENFEIFVSTRPAKSIGSDEIWELATKSLINALDKLGIKYKINEGDGAFYGPKIDFNIKDVLDRNWQCGTLQVDFSLPMRFEISYEGKDGRKHTPVMLHRAILGSMERFIGILVEHYNGKFPLWLSPLQVAVVNVLDEKSQIDRVNEVAKALKDAGFRVETDEGNENLGTKIKKYRLQRTPYTVIIGAEEVSNGKLSIRTRSSQEIKDMDLNEFIEKLKKESKERMNDSIFTTK, from the coding sequence ATGTCAAAAATTAATTATTTGGGACAGTCCTATGATTTGTCCAATGGAGAGTCTTTACTAGACTTCCTTAAACAAAATGCTAAAAAAGATTCCAAAGATGCAGTAGCTGCTAAGTTTAATGGAAAAGAAGTTGACCTTACATATACGCCTGAAACAGACGGCGATTTAGAATTGATACTTACAACCACCGATGAAGGTCTTGAAGTTTTAAGACACTCTACAAGCCACTTAATGGCTCAGGCTGTTAGAAGACTTTATCCTAATACTCAGGTTACTATAGGACCTGCTATTAAAGATGGTTTCTACTATGACTTTGATGCAGAAAAACCTTTTACAGAAGAGGATCTTCCAAAAATAGAAGATGAAATGAAAAAAATCATCAAAGAAAATATACCTGTAGTAAGAAAAGTGATGAATAAAAATGAAGCTATAGAGTATTTTAAAAAAGCAAATGAGCCTTATAAAGTTGAAATTATAGAAGGTATAGATGCTGATACAGTATCTTTTTATGAGCAGGGCGATTTTATAGATCTTTGCCGCGGTCCTCATGTTCCTTCTACAGGTTATATAAAATCATACAAATTAATGTCTGTAGCTGGAAGTTATTGGAGAGGGGATTCTAATAATAAAATGCTTTCTCGTATATATGGAACAGCATTTGAAAGCAAAGAGGCTTTAGACAAATATCTTAAAAAACTTAAAGAAGCTAAAGAAAGAGATCATAGAAAATTGGGTAAAGAGCTTAATTTATTTAGTTTTCATGAGGAAGGTCCCGGTTTCCCTTTCTGGCATCCTAGAGGAATGATTATTTATAAAGCAGTAGAATCATATATAAGAAATGAAAATGATAAACGCGGATATGTTGAAATAAAAACTCCTGCTATACTTAATGAAGAATTATGGCATAGAAGCGGACACTGGGATAATTATAAAGAAAATATGTATTTTACAGAGATTGATGAAACTAAATACGCTGTAAAGCCTATGAACTGTCCGGGCGGCTTAATTGTTTATAATTCTAATATACATAGTTATAGAGATTTGCCTTTAAGAGTTGCTGAATTAGGTTTTGTTCACAGACATGAGCTTTCTGGAGCTTTACATGGACTTTTCAGAGTTAGAGCATTTACTCAAGATGATGCACATATATTCTGTACTGAAGAGCAGCTAGGCGATGAAATTATTAATACTATTGAATATTATTTATCTGTATATAAAGACTTTGGTTTCGAGAACTTTGAAATATTTGTTTCTACAAGACCAGCAAAATCAATCGGAAGCGATGAAATTTGGGAGCTTGCTACTAAATCATTAATTAATGCTTTGGATAAACTTGGTATAAAGTATAAAATTAATGAAGGAGACGGAGCTTTCTATGGTCCTAAGATAGATTTTAATATTAAAGATGTTCTTGATAGAAATTGGCAATGCGGTACTTTACAAGTAGACTTTTCACTTCCTATGAGATTTGAAATTAGTTATGAAGGTAAAGATGGAAGAAAACATACTCCTGTAATGCTTCACAGAGCAATACTTGGTTCAATGGAGCGTTTTATAGGTATATTAGTTGAGCATTATAATGGTAAGTTCCCATTATGGCTTTCACCTTTACAAGTAGCTGTTGTTAATGTTCTTGATGAAAAATCTCAGATTGACAGAGTTAATGAAGTTGCTAAGGCATTAAAAGATGCAGGATTTAGGGTAGAAACAGATGAAGGAAATGAAAATTTAGGTACTAAGATTAAAAAATACCGCTTGCAAAGAACTCCGTATACAGTTATAATAGGAGCGGAAGAAGTTTCTAATGGTAAATTGTCTATTAGAACACGTTCTTCGCAAGAAATTAAAGATATGGATTTAAATGAGTTTATAGAGAAACTCAAAAAAGAATCTAAGGAGAGAATGAATGATTCTATATTTACTACTAAATGA
- the infC gene encoding translation initiation factor IF-3, whose protein sequence is MATVKKEGERINQFITAPEVRVVRDEGVSPGVMSIKDALALAKEEGSDLVEIVPTADPPVCKIINYGKYKFDIQKKSKEAKKKQKSVQLKEIKMRPQISIHDYNFKMKHIREFLDEGNKVKITIMFRGREMAHTEFGYELINKIIQDLENEAATEKPAKLEGKNLSAVLNPVKAKKTASDSEGSSTKKESSENTEE, encoded by the coding sequence ATGGCAACAGTAAAAAAAGAAGGAGAGAGAATTAATCAATTTATTACTGCACCAGAAGTTAGAGTTGTGCGTGATGAGGGAGTAAGCCCCGGTGTAATGAGTATTAAAGATGCTCTTGCATTAGCTAAAGAGGAAGGTTCAGATTTGGTTGAAATTGTACCTACAGCAGATCCTCCTGTTTGTAAGATTATCAATTATGGTAAGTATAAATTTGATATTCAAAAAAAGAGTAAAGAAGCTAAGAAGAAACAAAAATCGGTACAGCTTAAAGAAATCAAGATGAGACCTCAAATAAGCATACATGATTACAACTTTAAAATGAAGCATATTCGTGAATTCTTAGATGAAGGTAACAAAGTAAAAATCACTATAATGTTTAGGGGTAGGGAAATGGCCCATACTGAATTTGGCTATGAACTTATCAACAAAATTATACAGGATTTGGAAAATGAAGCTGCTACAGAAAAACCTGCTAAATTAGAAGGTAAGAATCTATCGGCAGTGCTTAATCCGGTAAAAGCAAAAAAAACTGCTTCTGATTCTGAAGGTTCTTCTACTAAAAAAGAATCTTCTGAGAATACTGAAGAATAA